Part of the Maridesulfovibrio sp. genome, GGTGGGAAGTCCCTTTCGGCCGGTGAGGTCCGATGGAGGTGGGCATCGGACTGAGCCGGGTTTAACTGCCGATGATAAACCCGGCCTGCTGTACACTAATTGGGGTTAGAGTGATATATGCTTAGGTTCTTGTGTGGTTAAAGTGATTCTTCGCCTGTTCTGATTCTGATGGTCCGGGTAAGATCCTGAACAAAGATGACACCGTCACCTTCCTTGCCTGTCTGAGCACCGGTCTTAATGGCATCCAGTGCTCCTTCGAGTTTTGATTCGTCCAGACCTATTTCGATACGGACCTTTTTAAGCAGGTTAACTTCCATAACTACCCCGCGGTATGTTTCGGTGAATCCTGCCCCCCGGCCGGAACCGAGGATGTTGGTTACCGACATGGAGTAGATGCCTTTGGCGTAGAGGGCCTGTTTTACCGGGGTAAGGCATTCGGGCCTGATGTATGTGATGATGAGTTTCATTATATTATTCCTCGCTTTCTGATAGTTTGACTATTCGTTGGAGAAGATCTGGAAACCGTTGTAGGATTCCATGCCGTGCTCGCTGATGTCGAGACCCTTCATTTCTTCTTCCGCGGTAACCCTGACGCCCATTACAGCCTTGGCGACGGAGAATGCGAGGTAACCCATTCCGAATGCCCAGATAAAGCATACTACGATACCGATAATCTGAGTGGTAAGAATTCCGAATCCACCGCCGTAGAAGAGGCCACCAGTACCGTCGTTAAGTGCGGGAGAGGTGAACAGGCCGCAGGCCAGAGTTCCCCAGGCACCGCATACACCGTGCACGGAAACCGCACCAACCGGGTCGTCGATTTTCAGCACTTTATCAATGAACTCGATAGAGAGAACTACCAGTATGCCAGCGATAAGCCCGATGATAATGGAAGCTGCGGGAGTTACTGTTGCACAGGGAGCGGTAATACCGACCAGTCCTGCCAAGGCACCGTTACAAGTCATGGAGATATCGGGCTTGCCGTATTTGAACCATGAGGTGAACATTGCACCGAGGGTTCCCGCACAGGCGGAGAGGCTGGTAGTTACTGCGATGAGGCCGATAGAACCGTCTGCGGTTGTGGTGGAACCGGGGTTGAATCCGAACCAGCCGAACCAGAGGATAAATACACCGAGGGATGCCAGCGGAATGTTGTGGCCGGGAATAGCTTTTGCTTTGCCGTCTGCGGTGTATTTACCGATACGGGGGCCGAGGATCATGGCACCGGCCAGAGCGATCCATCCACCTACCGAGTGAACTACGGTAGATCCTGCAAAGTCCATGAATCCCAAGCCTTCAAGCCAGCCAGCCCCTGAGTCTCCGAGCCAGAGAGAGCCCCAGGCCCAGTGTCCGGAGATAGGATAGATAAGTCCGGTTACGATACAGGTGACAAGGATGTAGCTGCTGAATTTGGTGCGTTCAGCAATACCGCCGGATACGATAGTGGCAGCGGTTGCCGCAAATACAGACTGGAAGAACCAGAAAGTGATAGTCCACTGTCCATCCGGGGTAGTGAGTCCTATTCCTGCAAGTGAAAATCCGGATGTGCCGATAAAGCCGCCGGCATCAATTCCGAACATAAGGCCGAAGCCGAGCAGGAAGAAGATGATTGATCCGGCTGCAAAGTCGAGAAAGTTTTTCATCAGGATGTTGCCTGCACTCTTTGCGCGGGTGAATCCTGCTTCGACGCATGCAAAGCCTGCCTGCATGAAAAATACGAGGATCGCCGCGAGAAGGGTCCAGAGAATGTTGCCGTAAGTCTGGGACATGGCTTCTTCTGCTGCGAATGCCGCGGAAGGTGCTGCCAGGAGCATGAGAGTTGCGAGGGCCGGAATTTTGCGGCCTGCCATTGAACGTTTGGTAGTCATACAGTCCTCCTTAGGGATGTTGATTGCTTCAAGGATGTTTTTCTTAAAGCATGGACTGTGCCAAAAATATAACATGTTGAAATTAAATGTTTTTTTTAAAATAACTCAAAAATGTCGATTACAAAAATGTATTTTTGAACTTTTTTGTCGTATAGAAGGTGGGTATAAATTACAAAAAGGTAAACATATCGAAATATGATGAGGTGTAGCTTAATGAAAATTAACAATCAGCGTTTATTATATTAATGATGGTAAAAAAATAAAGAAAGTTGTTGACAATTTTTTCAGGACCCGGTTAAGTAATTCCTATGCAAACTTTCAACACCCTAGGCACTGGCCTCTCTTACTTTTTTTACTTTTTTTATTTTTGGTGCACCCACGCTTGTGGTCGGGTGGAGGTTTGCTTGTACAAAAAGTAAAAAGAGAAACAAAGCAAACGACCTCTACGAAAGGGCCGCAGGCGAAGAATCGCCGGCGGCCCTTTTTTTTTACACGGGTCGCCAAAAGGGAAGCGGATCTTGGAGAATCTAGAGGCAAACTTCAGGAGAAATTAAAATGCAGATTGGAAAAAGCGTAAGAATGGAACGGATAGTAAACCGTAATACAGGCCGGACCATCGTTGTTCCCATGGACCACGGTATAAGTGTCGGACCGCTGAAAGGACTTCGTTCCATGCGCAGGGCGGTTAACGATATGGTCAAGGGAGGAGCCAATGCCGTGCTCATGCACAAAGGTCTTGTCCGCTGCTCCCACCGTGAAGAGGGCGGCGACGTCGGCCTCATCGTTCATCTCTCCGCCTCCACTTGCCTTTCACCCCTCCCCAATAAAAAAACTCTCGTCGGTACTGTTGAAGACGCACTTCGCCTCGGTGCGGATGCTGTTTCCGTTCACGTTAATCTCGGTGATGAAGCTGAAGCGCAGATGCTTTCCGATCTCGGCGAAGTTGCTTCCGCTGCCACCAGCTGGGGTGTTCCGGTTCTGGCAATGGTTTACGCCCGCGGTCCTCAGATCAAAGATGAATTCGATCCCGCAGTTGTGGCTCATTGCGCCCGCGCAGGTGAAGAACTCGGCGCTGATATCGTAAAAGTCCCCTACACCGGTGACGTTGAAACTTTCAAAGACGTGGTTGAAGGCTGCTGCATCCCGGTAGTAATTGCCGGAGGCCCCAAGCTTGATTCCACCCGCGATTTCCTGCAGATGGTAGCAGATTCCATCGAAGCAGGCGGTGCAGGTCTTTCCGTTGGCCGTAATGTCTTCCAGCATGAAAACCGCGTCAAACTCGTAGAAGCCCTGCACATGATTGTTCACGAAGATGAAACTGTAGATAACGCTCTCGCGCACATCGGCGAATAGTGTAGGAACAGGAAAATGAAAAAGATTATATTCAAAGCGATCCCTTTCGATAAAAAACTTCTCAGCCTTGCACTCGAGTCCGGAGTGGATGCCATCCTCACTTCTCCGGAAGACAAGGAAACCGTTGAATCCCTTGGGCGCGTATCTGTCATTACTCCGGAAGAAATGCCTTGTGTAGCTATTAACGAAAAGGCTGATGAAGCCGTTGCTGTCGATCTTGACAAAAAAGGCAAAAGCGTTTGTCTCGCCGCAGGCTGGGAGATTATCCCGGTTGAAAACCTGCTTGCCCAGATTGATTCACTCGCTCTTGAAGCTGAATCTCTTGACCGGGCAAGGCTTGCTGCATCCGTCATGGAGCGTGGTGCCGATTCAATTGTAGTCACTCCCGAAGGTGCTGCCGATCTCAAGCAGATCGTAGCTGAACTGAAACTCTCGCAGGGCAAGATGGAACTCCAGAAAGCAACCGTAACCAGCATTGAATCCGCAGGTCTGGCCCACAGGGTCTGTGTGGATACCACTTCCAAACTCAAGAAAGGACAGGGAATCCTTACCGGAAATTCTTCCGCTTTCACATTTCTTGTGCATGCTGAAACCGAATCCAACCCTTACGTTGCCGCGCGTCCTTTTCGGGTGAACGCCGGGGCTGTTCATGCCTACGCCATCCTTCCCGGTGACAAGACCACTTATCTTGAAGAACTCCGTTCCGGTTCCGAAGTACTGGTTGTGGATAAAAGCGGTGAGACTTCCGTGGCTGTTGTCGGACGCAGCAAACTTGAAGTTCGTCCCATGTTGCTGATTACCGCCGAGGTCCAGACTCCGGAAGGTCCGGTTTCCGGCAAGGTTTTTCTCCAGAACGCAGAGACCATCAGAGTTGTAAGCGGTGACGGTGAACCTGTAAGTGTGGTAACATTGAAAGAAGGCGACGAAGTTCTTTGCCGTATTGATGTAGCTGGCCGACATTTCGGCATGCGCATCAAAGAAGAAATTTCAGAGGATTAATAATAAAATGTCACAGTCCAGCAAAAAAAATCTTGGCGATCTGCGGGTGGAAATCGATTCCCTCGACAGTGAAATTCTGGAGCTTCTCAACAAGCGTGCCGCTGCGTCTCTCGCAGTTGGAGCAATCAAGGCCGGATCATCTGATCAGATTTTTAAGCCTTTCCGGGAGCAGGAAGTATTGCGCGGTCTAATTAAGCGCAATCCCGGAACTCTCCCCCCTGAGCACCTTGAAGCAATTTATCGCGAAATTATTTCTTCCTCCCGCAGGCTGCAAAGGCCTGAGCGAGTGGTCTATCTAGGCCCCGAAGGGACATTTTCATATTTTGCCGGGCTACAGCACATGGGACGTCAGGCTGACCTGCTTCCCAAAAACAATTTTGAAGATATTTTTGTGGCCGTTTCCAAGGGCGAAGCCGACCTCGGCATTATCCCCCTTGAAAATTCGCTCAAGGGAACGGTCGGGCAGAACGTTGATCTGTTTATGCGCTACCCGGTTTTCATTCAGGCCGAGCTGTATCATCGCATCAGCCACGGACTTATGACCAAGGGTGCCGACATCAGCGAGATCAAAACGGTCTACTCACACTCCAAGGCACTTGAGCAATGCACCGGCTGGCTTCGTGCCAATATGCCCGGTGCAGAGCTCGTGTCTGTGGAATCCACTGCCAAGGCCGCACAGATGGTCGCTGAAAGCGATGGACCTGTTGCCGCTGTAGGGCACGTAAAGCTGGCAAATCTTTTCGGTCTGCACGTAACTGCTGAAGCCATTGAAGACCTGCCCGATAACTGGACCCGCTTCCTGATTATCGGACCCAAGCCCGGACAGGAAGGTAAGCGCGACAAGACTTCGCTGCTTTTCACCACCCCGGACCGTCCCGGTGCACTTGTGGAAGTCCTTAACGAGCTTTCCGGTCATGATATAAACATGACCAAGCTTGAATCACGCCCAGCTCTAGGTGAAAAGTGGAAGTATATGTTTTTCGTTGACCTGCAAGGTGATCTCGGAGCCGAAGAACACGCTTCGCTGATTGACGACCTGAAAGCTCGTTGCCTGACATTCAAGATTCTGGGTAGCTATCCTGCAGGTTCTCAAGACGGCAGTAAAATTTAAATAAAATTTCAAAAGACTGGAAACAGTCAGGATATACAAAAATGACTTCTGAAAATGTAATCGTAATTAAAGCTCCTTCGTCCAAGTCGCTTTCGCACCGCGCACTAATCGCAGGAGCATTGTCTGAGGGAACTACTGTTGTTCTTGATCCTCTCGACAGTAACGATATCAACCGGACCATGGATTGCCTGACCACCATGGGTGCGCAGTTCAATATTGATGGAACAGCCACTACCGTGACCGGTATGGACGGTGGGCCCCGTGGCGGTGCCAAGGAACCTGCTGTTCTGGAAATGCGTGACTCCGGCACCACCTGCCGCTTGATTACTGCTTTGGCCGGCGCAGGTAAGGGGCTTTTCAGGGTGCAGGGTACACCGCGTATGCATGACCGGCCCATCGGTGCCTTGACCAGCGCACTGGAATCACAGGGCACCAAGGTTACTTTCTCCGATAAGAAGGGGTACCCTCCGGTGACTCTTGAGGCGTCCGGCTTCAAAGGTAAGCAAATGGATATTTCCCTTGAGGAATCCAGCCAGTACCTTTCCGGATTGCTGCTTGGCGCACCGCTTGCCGATGAAACCACCATCATTAACGTGATCGGCGAGAAAGCTGTTTCATGGCCTTACGTGGCTCTGACCCTCAATGTAATGGAAGATTTCAGAGTAAAGTTTGAGGTTCAGGCCAAGAAAAACGGTGTATGGAAAAAGACAAACTGGAGAAAAGTCGAGAAGGTTGTTCCCGGCGAGATCCGTTTTGTTGTTGAGCCTTCCAAGTTTGACCGCGATGAATACCGCGTCGAAGGTGACTGGTCGAACGCTTCCTACTTCCTCGCTGCCGGGGCTGTAGGTAACAATCCTGTTAAAATTGAAGGAATGAACGTAAATTCCCTTCAAGGCGACCGGGCAATCATGTACATCCTTGAATCCATGGGCGCGAAGATCGAAAGTGATGATCACAGCGTAACTGTTTACCCCTCCAAGCTGCACGGCGTAGAGGTGGACATGAGCAAGTGTCCTGATCTGGTGCCTACTGTGGCAGTAGCTGCCGCTTTTGCGGACAGCCCGACCACCATCACCAATGTCGCTCACCTGCGCATCAAGGAATGTGACCGCCTCGAAGCAAGTGCTGCCGAAGTAATGCGCGCAGGCGGTAAGGCCGAGATTACCGACGATTCCATTACCATTATCCCGGCACCTCTCAAGAAGGGCGAACGTATAGTCTTCGATACCTATGACGATCACCGCCTTGCCATGTGTACTGCGATTTTCGCCATGGCAGGTATTGAATCAATTCCGGCTGAACCCGGTTGCGTTGCAAAATCTTTCCCCGGTTTCTGGGATGAATGGGAAAAAGTTAAAAAAGGAAACGGTTGTTAGTCATGGAGTGCGAGTTTGAGAAAATACATAGCGTAGCCATCATCGGGTCCCGGGGCCAGATGGGGGGCTTCCTCGCGCTCACTGCCGAACGGGCCGGAATGATGGTCTACCGTTTTGACACTCCGCTCGACGAGGAAAAGATGGCCCGCCGTCTGCCGGATACCGATCTGGTTATCCTGTGCATTCCGGTAACGGTCATGGACGAGGTCCTGCCCGTGGTTATCCCGCACATGAAAAAGGGGGCGATCCTTTCAGATGTAGGTTCGGTCAAAGGCCGTCCGGTACAGCAGATGCTTCGTGCCTATGATGGTCCCGTGGTAGGCACTCATCCTCTGTTTGGACCGGTGATTCCTGCTGATTTTGATCCAACAGTGGCTCTTGTTGCCGAGCGCGAAGAAGACCGTCCTGCCATGCTGGCTGTGAAGGATTTTTTTGAACGCCTCAATTTCGGTGCCTTCGAATCTTCTGTTGAAGAGCACGATAAAGCCATGGCTATGATTCAGGCCCTGAACTTCAGTTCCACAATTGCATTTCTGGCCTGTTCCCGGGAAATTCCCAATATTAAAAAATTTGTGACCCCGTCTTTCAAGCGCAGACTCGAATCCGCTCGTAAGATGGTCACTCAGGACAGCGATCTATTCGGTACTATTACTGATGCCAACCAGTACAGTCAGGAAGCGACTCGTCTGTTCCGTTCTTTCCTATCTTTGGCTGCCGCAGGTGATATGGACCTGCTTGCAGACCGTGCTTCTTGGTGGTGGCGTGACAACAATACCTAGGGAGAAGTGCATCTAAAAAAGATTAAGACCGCGTTCTCCCGGAACGCGGTCTTTTTTTTATATAAAAAATTGGTGTGAGCGATTACAATAAGTTGTCATACAACTTATTACGAAAAGTTAAACCGGATACGGAGAAATTTAAAATGAAGATTGAACTAACTCAGTATGGCAAATGGTTGCCTGCTGATACGCAGACCCCGATCAGTCTGTATCTAGGCTTGGTCGGTGATGCGCCGGGAATTCTATTGGAAAGTGCCGAGGTTGACGGACGACTTGGACGTTACAGCCTTATCGCTTGGGATTTCAGACTCAAGCTTACGCCTGTGCGCGGTAAGCTTTCCGTGGAATGCGCTGATTCAAGGCTTGCCGGATTGGCAACTTATTCGGGCATGGATTTTCTGGAGGGGATGCGTGCAGTCATGAAGGCTCTGCATCTGAATGCGCAGCCGGAACTTGGAGAGCTTCCTCCCTTCACCCGTGGCCTTTACGGAACACTTGGCTACGGTATTGCCGGAATGTTGGAGCCGAAGCTTAAAGACAAGCTGCCCGCTGATGATGCTGAGGTCCGTTTGGCTCTGCCCGGACGGGTTGTTCTCTTCGACCATCTCAAGCACAGCTGCTGCTTTCTTTCTCTGGATAAGGATGATGCTCCTGACTTTACACCGCCTGTTTTCGGTGCCGTGTGCGAGCCGACCAAGGTCGGTGATCCGGTAGCTGTTCCGGGCAAGGAAAAATATATGGAAGGGGTCAAGAAGGTTAAGGACCTCATTGCCGAGGGCGAGTGCATTCAGGTGGTGCTTTCCACCCGTTTTTCCGCTCCCTTCAGTGGCGATTCCTTTGATCTTTACCGCCGCCTGCGTCAGGCCAACCCCTCGCCGTTCATGTTCTATATGAAGTTCAGCCGCGAGGAAATCCTGCTCGGTTCTTCCCCTGAACTGATGGCCCGTTGCGATAAAGGGCGGCTGGAAGTTCGACCCATCGCTGGGACCCGGCCGCGAGGCAAGGATGCTGCCGGAGACCGCAAGTATGCCGAAGAGCTGCTCGCTGATCCGAAAGAAATCGCTGAACACGTCATGCTGGTCGATCTCGGCCGCAACGATCTTGGACGTATCGCCAAGCCCGGAACTGTGACCGTCGAGAAATTCAAGCAGATTGAATACTTCAGCCATGTCATGCACATCACTTCTTACGTGGAAGCAGATCTTCGTGATGATCACGATGCCATTGACGTGCTGCAGGCGACTTTCCCGGCGGGAACCCTTTCCGGTGCTCCGAAAATCAGGGCCATGGAAATCATCTCCGAAATCGAGGAAGTACCGCGCGGTCCTTACGGTGGCTGCATCGGGTTTATCGGTCTGGATAAGGATTCCGTGAACCTTGATACTGGTATCACTATTCGTTCCATGTGGATTCGCGACGGCAAGTGCCATTGGCAGGCCGGGGCCGGAATAGTTTATGATTCCGATCCTGAAATGGAATGGAAGGAATGCAACAACAAGGCAAGGGTTCTTAAGGAAATTCTGCAGTCGGAGGGCGGTGATGTTTTTACTCGTAGATAATTTTGATTCCTTTACCTTCAATCTGGTGCAGGCGTTCCAGCAGCTTGGGGCTGATCCGCTGGTGTTGCGTAATGACCGTGAGGAAATCCTTGAGCTTGCAGAGTCCGGCAAACTGGAACGGGTCTGCCTTTCTCCCGGTCCCAGCAATCCGGAAAACGCAGGGCTGTCACTTGAATTCCTTTCCCGTCTGCCCAAGGAGATTCCGGTACTCGGCGTCTGCCTCGGTCACCAGACTTTAGGGCATTTTGCGGGGGCATCCGTAGTCCGCGCCGGACGGATCATGCACGGCAAGACTTCCGATGTTTATCACAACAATGAAGGCATTTTCACTGGTCTGGACAATCCTTTCAATGTCTGCCGTTATCATTCTCTGGTGGTCAATGTGGATGAAGCACCGGATCTGCTGGAGCTGACCGCATGGACAGATCAGGATGAAGTCATGGGCCTTCGCTACAAGGACCGCCCGTGGACAGGATTGCAGTTCCATCCCGAATCAATCCTGACCCCGGATGGACCGAAACTGCTGAAGAACTTCTTGGACGGAAATATTTAGCTCTATCATTATATATAGAAGGAAATAAAAATGTCACAGATAATAAGCGAAGCCCTGAGCGCACTTTCTTCCGGTCAGGACCTGACCACAGAACAGGCTGATGCGGTATTTGAAGAACTCTTTTCCGGTGAAATGACCAATGCTCAGGCGGGGGCGCTGCTTATGGGGCTGCGCTCTAAAGGTGAAAAAGCTGTTGAAGTTGCTGCCGGTGTACGCGCGGCCCTGCGTGAGGCCAAGCTGATCAAAGGCATCAACAGTCCGTGCATTGATACCTGTGGAACAGGCGGTGACGGTACCAACAGTTTCAACTGTTCTACTGCGGTGGCGATTTATCTTGCGGATATGGGCTATCTGGTTACCAAACACGGCAACCGGGCGGTTTCATCTTCCTGCGGTTCTGCGGATGTGCTGGAAGATTTGGGTGTTTCACTGGGAACTACAGTGAACGAAGCGCGTGATGTGCTGCTGCGGGATAAATTTGTGTTCATGTTTGCCCCGAATTACCACCCGGCCTTCGGAAAAATTGCTCCCATTCGTAAAGAACTTGGAATTCCGACCTTGTTTAACCTTATGGGCCCCCTGTTAAACCCCGCACGTCCCACCCATCAGATTCTGGGTGTGGGCAGACCGGAGATTTTTCGTCTCATGGCTGAAGTGCTGGTGCTGACCAATGTGGAAAAGGCTTATGTTATACATGGCGCAGGTAATTTTGATGAATTGACTCCGTTTGGTGTGAACGATGCGATTCTTGTTGAGAACGGTGAACTTACCGAAGTCAAGATTGATCCGGCTGATTACGATTTTGCAGCAGCCAAGCCTGAAGATGTTGCTGTTAAAGATCGCCCTGAAGCACTGGAAACAATCCGCAAGGTTCTAGCAGGTACCGCACCGCAGGCCATGCTTGATATGGTGGCACTGAACCTTGGGGCGGCAATATCCATTCTTGATGGTGTATCTTTGGAAGAGGGCATGGAAAAAGCCAAGGCCAAAGTCGCCAAGGGCGTGGATAAGGAATACTAGGTCATGCTCGATAAATTCAGGAAAGCAAAACAGGCCGAGCTGGATATGCTGGCAAGGATGCAGTCCGAAGGGAGAAAGTTTACTCCATATGCGGGGGAACGTGCTTCTTTTGCTGAAGCTATTCGCCGCGATGAATCCGGGCTGAAGGTCATTGCCGAGTATAAGCGAGCTTCTCCGTCCAAGGGTGATATCAATCTTGGTCTGAGCGCAGCGGACGTTGCCAAGATGTATGCTGCCGGAGGTGCTTCGGCTATCTCCGTGCTTACCGAAGAGGAATACTTCAAGGGCAATCTCAGCTACCTCGATGAAATTAAACCCAGCGGATTGCCTATGCTGCGTAAGGATTTCCTTACCGATCTGATGCAGATTGAGCAGACCTTGGCTACTCCGGCTTCGGCGCTTTTGATCATCGTACGTATGTTTGAGGATGATGGTTATCTGAAAGAAATGATCGAGCAAACCCATGCTGCGGGGCTTGATGCAGTGGTTGAGGCTTTTGATGATGTTGATCTTAAGCGGGCCAAGCAGGCCGGAGCGCGGATCATCCAGATCAATAACCGCGATCTTGATACCCTCGGCATCGATATGAATCGTTCCATTGAATTCATCAAGCTTAAGGAAGATGGTGAAATCTGGATCTGTGCCAGCGGAATCAGTGAACCTGAAGATTGCGCAGAAATGAATGAATTGGGTTACGATACCGTGCTTATAGGCACCTCAATCATGTCCAGCCCGGATCCGCAGGCCAAGCTTGCCGCGCTGGTTGCTGGAGGCCGCTCATGAGCCTGTTGGTCAAGGTTTGCGGAATGACTTCCAAAGAAGACGCGGACATGTGCGAACAATTGGGCGCGGATTTTTTGGGATTCATCTTCCATCCTTCCAGTCCGCGCAATGTTGATGCAGCCTTTGCCCGTTCCGTTAAAACTGACGGAGCTAAAAAAGTAGGGGTATTCGTTAAGCAGAGTGCAACGGAAGTGATCGAAACCTTGAAAAACGGTCAGCTCGATTTTGCGCAATTGCACGGTGGTCAGAATGAGGAATTCTGCAAAGCCGTGGGCAAGGAGCAGGTGATCAAAGTTCTCTGGCCTCAGAAGTACGATTCATTAAAAGCTTTTCAAGCGGACATTGACCGTTTTGCTCCGCATTGCACTTACATGCTTTTTGATGCTGGAAAATCCGGTGGCGGGCATGGCGTTGCAATGGAATTCGAAGTGTTCAAAGATGTAACCATTCCGGTTCCATGGTTGCTGGCAGGAGGTCTTTCAGCAGAAAATCTGGAAGAAGCGTTGGATACAGCAAAACCAAACGGGGTTGATCTCAATTCCGGTGTGGAATCTGAACCGGGTAAAAAAGATAAAAATAAACTGGCTGCGGCTTTTGCAGCTATGAAATAATAACAATTTGCCAGACAAAGCGGCGAAGCCCTACTAAGAGTTTTTGAAGAGTCCAGAGAAACTTTTTCCAAAAAGTTTCTTTGGCCCCCGGAGGGCCGCCGGAGGCATATAAAAAAAGGAAAGGATCATGAAACGAGGATATTTTGGTGATTACGGCGGACAGTTTGTTCCTGAACTGCTCATGCCGCCGCTGCTCGAGCTTGAAGAGGCCATGGAAAAGATCATGAAATCTAACGAATTCCAGCAGGAATTCACCCGACTTCTTAAAGATTTCGTTGGTCGTCCCACCGCACTGACCCATTGCGCGAATATTTCCCGCGAACTGGGCTTCAACCTCTGGCTCAAGCGTGAAGACCTTGCCCATACCGGCGCACATAAGGTCAACAATACCGTAGGGCAGGCCCTGCTGACCAAGATGATGGGAAAACCCATGCTGCTGGCTGAAACAGGAGCCGGACAGCACGGGGTTGCAACCGCAACCGCAGCCGCTCTTCTTGATCTTGACTGCGAAATTTACATGGGTGCTCTGGATGTGAAACGTCAGTCTCATAACGTGCGCCGCATGGAACTTCTGGGCGCGAAATGTGTGCCTGTGGAATCCGGTACCCAGACCCTGAAAGATGCTATTAACGCCGCTCTGCGTAAATGGATTGCTGACCAGCAGACCACCCATTACTGCTTCGGTACTGCTGCCGGACCGCATCCCTTCCCGCTGCTGGTTCGTGAATTTCAGGCAGTTATCGGACGTGAAGCCAAGGATCAGTTCAAGGAAAAAACAGGTG contains:
- a CDS encoding phosphoribosylanthranilate isomerase; translated protein: MSLLVKVCGMTSKEDADMCEQLGADFLGFIFHPSSPRNVDAAFARSVKTDGAKKVGVFVKQSATEVIETLKNGQLDFAQLHGGQNEEFCKAVGKEQVIKVLWPQKYDSLKAFQADIDRFAPHCTYMLFDAGKSGGGHGVAMEFEVFKDVTIPVPWLLAGGLSAENLEEALDTAKPNGVDLNSGVESEPGKKDKNKLAAAFAAMK
- the trpB gene encoding tryptophan synthase subunit beta — protein: MKRGYFGDYGGQFVPELLMPPLLELEEAMEKIMKSNEFQQEFTRLLKDFVGRPTALTHCANISRELGFNLWLKREDLAHTGAHKVNNTVGQALLTKMMGKPMLLAETGAGQHGVATATAAALLDLDCEIYMGALDVKRQSHNVRRMELLGAKCVPVESGTQTLKDAINAALRKWIADQQTTHYCFGTAAGPHPFPLLVREFQAVIGREAKDQFKEKTGELPYMVVACVGGGSNAIGMFHEFVEEKSVKIVGVEAAGTGEPGCTNSAPINLGTPGVLHGMNTLLLQTEEGQILPSHSIAPGLDYPGVGPEHVHLHATGRAQYGTVNDHQALKAFQMLCRREGILPALESSHAVAWVLENRDSIPKDANVIVNLSGRGDKDMGILEDYLAEHGE
- a CDS encoding aminodeoxychorismate/anthranilate synthase component II, which encodes MFLLVDNFDSFTFNLVQAFQQLGADPLVLRNDREEILELAESGKLERVCLSPGPSNPENAGLSLEFLSRLPKEIPVLGVCLGHQTLGHFAGASVVRAGRIMHGKTSDVYHNNEGIFTGLDNPFNVCRYHSLVVNVDEAPDLLELTAWTDQDEVMGLRYKDRPWTGLQFHPESILTPDGPKLLKNFLDGNI
- a CDS encoding indole-3-glycerol-phosphate synthase, which translates into the protein MLDKFRKAKQAELDMLARMQSEGRKFTPYAGERASFAEAIRRDESGLKVIAEYKRASPSKGDINLGLSAADVAKMYAAGGASAISVLTEEEYFKGNLSYLDEIKPSGLPMLRKDFLTDLMQIEQTLATPASALLIIVRMFEDDGYLKEMIEQTHAAGLDAVVEAFDDVDLKRAKQAGARIIQINNRDLDTLGIDMNRSIEFIKLKEDGEIWICASGISEPEDCAEMNELGYDTVLIGTSIMSSPDPQAKLAALVAGGRS
- the trpD gene encoding anthranilate phosphoribosyltransferase, which encodes MSQIISEALSALSSGQDLTTEQADAVFEELFSGEMTNAQAGALLMGLRSKGEKAVEVAAGVRAALREAKLIKGINSPCIDTCGTGGDGTNSFNCSTAVAIYLADMGYLVTKHGNRAVSSSCGSADVLEDLGVSLGTTVNEARDVLLRDKFVFMFAPNYHPAFGKIAPIRKELGIPTLFNLMGPLLNPARPTHQILGVGRPEIFRLMAEVLVLTNVEKAYVIHGAGNFDELTPFGVNDAILVENGELTEVKIDPADYDFAAAKPEDVAVKDRPEALETIRKVLAGTAPQAMLDMVALNLGAAISILDGVSLEEGMEKAKAKVAKGVDKEY